In one window of Salvia hispanica cultivar TCC Black 2014 unplaced genomic scaffold, UniMelb_Shisp_WGS_1.0 HiC_scaffold_1148, whole genome shotgun sequence DNA:
- the LOC125197991 gene encoding protein FAR1-RELATED SEQUENCE 5-like: MEEVNVVPECSEELKPVVGQCFQSLDFAIAFYDVYARAVGFETCKQGVKKVEGVTIWQYIVCTRQGKKRTEEEDMVNARHGFTLKRRRLSNRCACQAKISFRYFSEGGRPGYKIHEFVEAHNHTMVEMQHKPFMSINRNLTEVHEKFILDCSRANIGPTLTFKFLKEVLGGYQMVGCTVGDIRNASRDIKAYAQGYDVQMVLDEMRRKKELSDAFTYHYEVNSENQLDNHGRPVTFAAGLVSNEKTSAFAWLFKHFIECMGVAPKMMVTDQDLGMRSALEEILVGTRHRWCMWHIMHKLAIKAPKKLLTNENFKKDFHACVWSELHEPEEFEEMWDAIIVEYGLENEDWFRTMYRHRKYWIPAYFRDFPLGSMIRTTSVSESENSFYKIFLKPRLNLAEFYLSFNNALESQRNSNAKLDYADSTLVPILATDQPFEKHASTLFTDSMFRTVQEEIVEGCIRCKIVGMSSEGMIDCYKVGDSHRNTFVVTRDKSDQSYVCECKLFGRQGFLCCHIFYLFKNNKVKVIPDKYSESRWMKTPLVKTVHGYTADVFQNNDAQDEKLILLNEVTSIFFSCLASCLHPLDVVQRKGCCSTKGKRIISKREKDIKEHNRPLRRCMNCLDMDHNDSQNCPENANGKGKEKC; the protein is encoded by the exons ATGGAAGAAG TTAATGTTGTGCCTGAATGTTCAGAAGAACTAAAACCTGTTGTTGGTCAGTGTTTCCAATCACTTGATTTTGCAATCGCTTTTTACGATGTGTATGCTCGAGCAGTTGGTTTTGAGACGTGCAAACAAGGAGTCAAAAAAGTAGAAGGTGTTACTATTTGGCAGTATATTGTATGTACTCGTCAAGGTAAGAAGAGGACAGAGGAGGAGGATATGGTGAACGCCAGACATGGTTTCACGCTGAAAAGGAGACGTTTATCCAACCGGTGTGCCTGCCAAGCGAAGATATCATTTCGTTATTTCTCCGAAGGCGGACGTCCCGGATATAAGATTCATGAGTTTGTAGAGGCACATAACCATACCATGGTGGAGATGCAACATAAGCCATTCATGTCTATAAATCGAAATCTGACTGAAGTGCATGAGAAATTCATTCTAGACTGTTCAAGGGCTAATATCGGCCCCACTTTGACTTTTAAATTCCTGAAGGAGGTATTGGGAGGCTACCAGATGGTGGGGTGCACCGTTGGGGATATACGTAATGCATCTCGAGACATTAAAGCGTATGCTCAAGGTTATGATGTTCAGATGGTATTGGACGAGATGCGTAGGAAGAAGGAACTATCTGATGCATTTACATATCACTATGAAGTTAATAGTGAGAATCAGTTG GACAATCACGGGAGACCTGTTACATTCGCTGCTGGTCTAGTTTCGAATGAGAAGACAAGTGCATTTGCTTGGTtgtttaaacattttattgAGTGCATGGGTGTTGCACCCAAAATGATGGTCACGGACCAAGATTTGGGAATGCGGTCGGCTCTTGAGGAAATTCTAGTTGGCACTAGACATCGGTGGTGCATGTGGCATATAATGCACAAGCTTGCGATCAAAGCTCCGAAGAAGCTCCTcacaaatgaaaatttcaagaaGGATTTCCATGCTTGTGTTTGGTCCGAATTACACGAACCGGAGGAGTTTGAAGAAATGTGGGATGCTATTATTGTAGAATATGGTCTAGAAAATGAGGATTGGTTCAGAACCATGTATCGGCATAGGAAGTATTGGATACCTGCTTATTTTCGTGATTTTCCGCTGGGATCGATGATTCGGACCACATCAGTGTCTGAGTCTGAAAACAGTTTTTACAAAATCTTTCTGAAGCCTCGGCTAAATCTTGCTGAATTCTATTTGAGTTTCAATAATGCCTTGGAATCTCAACGTAATTCTAATGCAAAGTTGGACTACGCAGATTCAACTCTTGTGCCAATTTTGGCCACTGACCAGCCTTTCGAAAAGCATGCATCCACATTATTTACCGACTCTATGTTCAGAACCGTGCAGGAAGAAATTGTGGAGGGTTGCATCAGATGTAAGATTGTTGGTATGTCATCCGAAGGCATGATTGATTGCTATAAAGTAGGTGACAGCCACCGAAACACATTTGTGGTGACACGTGACAAGTCGGACCAGTCGTACGTGTGCGAATGCAAGTTGTTTGGCAGGCAAGGGTTTCTGTGCTGCCACATATTTTACTTATTCAAGAACAACAAAGTGAAGGTCATTCCTGATAAGTACTCTGAAAGCAGGTGGATGAAGACGCCATTGGTAAAGACTGTACATGGATACACGGCTGATGTGTTTCAAAACAATGATGCCCAAGATgagaagttgattttattaaatgaagtGACGTCTATTTTCTTCAGTTGCCTTGCTAGTTGCCTTCACCCTCTTGACGTTGTCCAAAGAAAAGGGTGTTGTAGTACGAAAGGCAAGCGCATAATTTCAAAGAGGGAGAAGGATATAAAGGAGCACAATAGACCTTTGAGGAGATGTATGAATTGCCTAGATATGGACCATAACGATTCCCAGAATTGCCCTGAAAATGCGAATGGTAAGGGCAAGGAGAAATGCTGA